GCCGGCGACTTCATCGTCGACTCCGGCTCGTTCGGGATGATCGGGCTGCCCCACGTGGTGGCGCAGCAGATCGGCGAGCTGCCCGAGGTCGAGACGGTGGCACCGATGCGGTTCGGCCTGGCCGACGTCGACGGCGACACCGTCGACCTGGTGGGCACGTCGCCGGCGGCGTTCGAGCTGATGGGGCTCGACGTGGTGGAGGGCTCCGACGCCCTCGGCCCCGGCGAGGTCGTGCTGCTGAAGGAGCACGCCGACGACGAGGGCCTCGGCGTGGGCGACACGCTCACGTTCGACTTCCTCGAGACGGGCCCCGCCACGCTCACCGTGGCCGGCATCTACGACGGCCCGCCGGCGGCGGCGATGGGCGACCGCGTCCTCGGGCTCGACGAGCTGGCCCGCCACGTCGCCGACGACACCGACGTCCAGGTGATGGTCGGGCTGACCGACGGCGTCAGCGTTGCCGAGGCCCGGCCGAAGCTGGAAGCCATCACCGACCCGTACGTCACCGCCGAGGTGCAGAGCGTCGACGACTACAAGGAGACCCTCGGCAGCCAGCTCGACGTGGTGCTCAACCTGCTGCTCGGCATGGTGGTGCTGGCGATCGTGATCGCCCTCCTGGGCATCGCCAACACCGTCGCCCTGTCGGTGCTGGAGCGCACGCGGGAGCTGGGCCTCCTGCGGGCCGTCGGCATGTCGCGGCGTCAGCTGCGGGCGACGATCCGCTGGGAGTCGGTGATCATCGCCCTGTTCGGCACCACCCTCGGCCTGGCCGTGGGCGTGCTGGGCGGCTGGGGCATGGTCAAGGCCTTCGAGGACGAGGGCTTCGAGGTGTTCCAGGTGCCGGTCGTGACGCTGGTCGTGATCGGGGTACTGGCCGGTGTGCTCGGCATGGGGGCGGCGCTGCTGCCCGCGTGGCGGGCCAGCCGGCTCAAGGTGCTCGACGCCATCGACGCCGAGTAGCCCCTGTTCCCAACCCCCGCCGGTGGGTCCCGCGCCTCGCGCCGGGACCCACTGCCGCGGGTTCGTGGCGTTCCTGTCAACGCGTTCGGGCAGGTGGGCGTCTGTCGGGGCGATGATGACCACCGTGGAGGACGGCTACGACCTCGACCGGCTGTACCGGGAGCACTACCGCTCGCTGGTGCGGCTGGCAGCGATCCTGGTCGACGACGTCGCCACCTGTGAGGAGCTCGTCCAGGACGCCTTCGTGGCCGTGCTGCGTCGGGCGGGCGGCTGGGCGGAGGCCGGCAAGGCACCGGCCTACCTGCGGTCCGCCGTGCTCAACGGGGCGCGGTCACATCTCCGCAAGCAGCAGGTTCGGCGGCGCTGGCTGCGATCCGTCGACCCGCCCGTCGACCTGCGTGGCGCCGACAGCGCCGCTCTGCTCGACGCCGAGTCGACCGAGATCCTCACCGCACTCCGGTCCTTGCCCGAACGTCAGCGCGAGGTGCTGGCGCTGCGGTACTACCTCGACCTCTCCGAGGCCGAGATCGCCGCGACGCTGGGCATCAGCACCGGTTCGGTCAAGACCCACGCGCACCGGGGCCTCGCCGCCCTGGCGCTCCGCTTCGAGGGAGTCGAGCGATGACCATCGAGGACCGCCTCCGCCGGGCCATCGCTGCTCGCACCCGTTCGGTCGACCCGTCCGACGACGGCCTCCGACGGATCGACGAGAGGCTCCGCGACCCTGGAGGCGACGTGCAGTTCCCGACCAACAACCGCTGGTACCTGGTGGCAGCGGCCGCCGTGGTGGTGGCCATGATCGCCGGCGGCGTCGTGCTGGCCACCGGCGACGACGACGGCCCCACCAACACCGCCGACGAGTCCGACGGCACCACGACCACCGAGGTCGAGGACACCACGACCAGCACCTCGGCGCCGTCCACGACCACGACCACCACCACCGACACCTCCACCACCGTCACCACGACGGAGCCGCCGGCACCCTCCGGTCCCCCGGCCGAGGTCGTCGAGAGGGCGGTGTGGCCGCGGCCCTCGAGCGACGTCCGCTTCGACGACCCCGTCGCCGCCGCCAGCAGCTGGGCCCGCTTCTACGCCGGCTTCCCGAACCCGGTGATCGGCGCCTTCCGCCAGGGCGACAACCGCTCGGGCGAGGTCCCGGTGCAGCCCCTCGCCGACGGCCCCGAGACCACCGTGCTGGTGCGCCAGCTCAGCGACGGCAACTGGTACGTGATCGGGTCGAACACGGCGAACATCACCGTGACGGCGCCCACCACCGGTGGGCTGCTCTCGTGCCCGCAGGTCTTCCAAGGGACCGCGCTCGCCTTCGAGGGCACCGTGCAGGTCCAGATCGACGCCTACCAGCCCGACGGCGACCGGGTGACGGTCGGCAGCGGCATCGTGACCGGGGGCGGCGGCCCGGCAGCCCCCTTCGACGGCCAGATCGACTGCACCCTGCCGACCTCCGCCGAGCAGTACGGCATCGTCAAGCTGTACACGGTCGACGAGAGCGGCGAGCCCGGCCGCAGCGGCACCTGGGAAGCAGCGACCTTCCCGGTAAGACTGGACGCACGAGCGGCCCGCAGCTGACGTCTCGTCGAGCCGGTCAACCTCGCCCCGTCCCCACCCGTATGAGTCGTTGATGGACAGTTCACGAAGGGACGCCGAGTTCCGGGAGGCGTTTCCCCGCCTGCACGCTCGGGCCTACCAGGCGGCCTTCCGCCTGCTGGGCGACCGGGCGGCGGCCGAGGACGTGGCGCAGGAAGCGCTCACCCGGACCTACGTGCACTGGTCGAGGTTGGACGAGCGGCGGGAGGGCTGGGTCGTGACGACCG
This window of the Acidimicrobiales bacterium genome carries:
- a CDS encoding SigE family RNA polymerase sigma factor, which gives rise to MMTTVEDGYDLDRLYREHYRSLVRLAAILVDDVATCEELVQDAFVAVLRRAGGWAEAGKAPAYLRSAVLNGARSHLRKQQVRRRWLRSVDPPVDLRGADSAALLDAESTEILTALRSLPERQREVLALRYYLDLSEAEIAATLGISTGSVKTHAHRGLAALALRFEGVER
- a CDS encoding Gmad2 immunoglobulin-like domain-containing protein: MTIEDRLRRAIAARTRSVDPSDDGLRRIDERLRDPGGDVQFPTNNRWYLVAAAAVVVAMIAGGVVLATGDDDGPTNTADESDGTTTTEVEDTTTSTSAPSTTTTTTTDTSTTVTTTEPPAPSGPPAEVVERAVWPRPSSDVRFDDPVAAASSWARFYAGFPNPVIGAFRQGDNRSGEVPVQPLADGPETTVLVRQLSDGNWYVIGSNTANITVTAPTTGGLLSCPQVFQGTALAFEGTVQVQIDAYQPDGDRVTVGSGIVTGGGGPAAPFDGQIDCTLPTSAEQYGIVKLYTVDESGEPGRSGTWEAATFPVRLDARAARS